The following are encoded together in the uncultured Sphaerochaeta sp. genome:
- a CDS encoding sugar ABC transporter ATP-binding protein, giving the protein MDQPKILLSLEGIVKEFSSVRVLDRVSFSIREGEVMGLIGENGAGKSTLMKILSGIYQKTEGTIRLDGQPSNIPDYITAKKLGIGIVPQEFNLINYLTVFENIFLGNEIHKGLLLDKAKMREEARAQLELLKMPLDVNKYISELSVAEKQMVEIAKAMILDTRVLIFDEPTTTLTPVEVRTLFSLMRKLKEKKVTMLFVSHKLQEVMSICDRVTVLRDGKLVSVDEVKNLDANTLAKKMVGRDFSQVFPPKKDRRAEDFVLEVKNLKSGPMVKDVSFSLHRGEVLGFAGLVGSGRTETMEAVMGLRRMEAGEIRIKGKPVRIRSAKDAVSLGLGYISEDRQGKGIVMNYDITKNVSLISLKDKYLKGLLIDKKAETAASDHYIDEFNIVAASKKSELRFFSGGNQQKVYLARWMDTDPEILILDEPTRGIDINAKREIYEFIHQLSEARISCIIISSEMEEIIGMCNRAYVMREGKVASCLDEDQITEENIVFNATGIKKGVEKDG; this is encoded by the coding sequence ATGGACCAACCAAAGATCCTTCTCAGTCTAGAAGGTATAGTCAAGGAATTCTCATCTGTCCGTGTGCTTGACCGGGTCTCCTTCTCCATACGGGAAGGGGAGGTCATGGGACTTATCGGGGAGAATGGTGCTGGTAAATCCACGTTGATGAAGATTCTCAGCGGGATCTACCAGAAAACTGAGGGGACCATCCGCTTGGATGGCCAACCCTCCAATATTCCCGACTATATCACGGCAAAGAAACTGGGGATCGGTATCGTTCCCCAGGAGTTCAACTTGATCAATTACCTGACGGTATTCGAGAACATCTTCCTCGGAAACGAGATTCATAAGGGGCTTCTCCTGGATAAGGCAAAGATGCGGGAGGAAGCGAGGGCTCAGCTTGAGCTCCTGAAGATGCCCCTTGATGTAAACAAGTACATCAGTGAACTCTCTGTAGCTGAAAAGCAGATGGTTGAGATTGCGAAGGCCATGATCCTCGATACGAGGGTTCTGATCTTTGATGAACCGACCACCACCCTTACCCCGGTTGAGGTAAGGACCCTGTTCTCTTTGATGCGAAAGCTCAAGGAGAAGAAGGTCACCATGCTTTTTGTCAGCCATAAGCTGCAAGAGGTCATGAGTATCTGTGATCGGGTTACCGTGCTCAGGGACGGGAAACTGGTGAGTGTGGATGAGGTAAAGAACCTCGATGCAAATACGCTTGCCAAGAAGATGGTTGGGCGTGATTTCAGCCAGGTCTTCCCTCCCAAGAAGGATAGACGGGCAGAGGACTTTGTGCTTGAGGTGAAGAACCTGAAGAGTGGGCCCATGGTCAAGGATGTTTCGTTCTCTCTCCATCGAGGAGAGGTCCTGGGCTTTGCCGGTCTTGTCGGCTCTGGTCGAACTGAGACGATGGAAGCGGTGATGGGGCTTAGGAGAATGGAGGCTGGAGAGATTCGGATCAAGGGAAAACCGGTGAGAATCCGCAGCGCGAAGGATGCCGTATCCCTTGGGCTTGGCTACATCAGTGAAGACAGGCAGGGCAAGGGTATTGTTATGAACTATGACATTACCAAGAACGTCAGCCTGATCTCCCTGAAGGATAAATATCTCAAAGGGCTCCTGATAGACAAGAAGGCTGAGACAGCTGCAAGCGATCATTACATCGATGAGTTCAATATTGTAGCCGCTTCGAAGAAGTCGGAGTTGCGGTTCTTCAGCGGGGGAAACCAGCAGAAGGTGTATCTTGCTCGGTGGATGGATACCGATCCTGAGATTCTCATCCTTGATGAGCCTACCAGGGGAATTGATATTAACGCAAAGCGTGAGATCTATGAGTTCATCCACCAGCTTTCCGAGGCGAGGATCAGTTGCATCATCATCTCCTCTGAGATGGAGGAGATTATTGGGATGTGCAACCGGGCCTACGTTATGCGGGAAGGAAAGGTAGCAAGCTGCTTGGATGAGGATCAGATTACTGAGGAAAACATTGTGTTCAATGCGACAGGAATCAAGAAAGGTGTAGAAAAAGATGGGTGA
- a CDS encoding TIGR04255 family protein, whose amino-acid sequence MNSTKMTLSNSPLTAVLIQLKFSPIMQIAEYIPKVQDLLRRKDFPLFDVLQGENFQTGPHGEIKTEKLEQWVFSSNDYSENILIDKDTLTYQITDCSGYGYQAFIGKFIEAVNSFDSIVDISAVTRLGLRYINVIPEKENLSWKEVLHEHFHGMQFPESVSWSDNALFAYSTQRGVQIKSIKMLSNFQLRIMQNLNGYKYPQDIIKFPLGAPEVFKDINLVTFVDIDHYILLKAAKKHEVIEQLDSIFGELHAAIEEVFFTSVISEKAKIVWK is encoded by the coding sequence ATGAACAGCACGAAAATGACGTTATCGAATAGCCCACTTACCGCCGTGCTCATCCAACTAAAGTTCTCACCAATTATGCAAATTGCAGAATATATCCCAAAAGTACAAGATCTGTTGAGGAGAAAAGATTTTCCTCTATTTGATGTGCTACAAGGGGAGAACTTTCAAACAGGCCCACATGGCGAAATTAAAACAGAGAAGTTAGAGCAATGGGTTTTTTCATCCAATGATTATTCTGAGAATATTCTCATCGACAAGGATACCCTCACCTACCAAATCACTGACTGCAGTGGGTATGGTTACCAAGCATTCATTGGAAAATTTATCGAAGCTGTGAACAGTTTCGATTCCATTGTTGATATCTCAGCCGTCACTCGTCTTGGTCTAAGGTATATTAATGTAATCCCAGAAAAAGAGAACCTTTCTTGGAAAGAAGTATTACATGAGCATTTTCATGGAATGCAATTTCCAGAATCGGTATCATGGAGTGACAATGCCTTATTTGCTTACTCAACACAACGCGGGGTTCAAATAAAGTCTATAAAAATGTTGAGCAATTTCCAATTGAGGATTATGCAAAACCTCAATGGATATAAATATCCCCAGGATATCATCAAATTCCCATTGGGAGCTCCGGAAGTTTTTAAGGATATAAACCTCGTCACCTTTGTTGATATTGATCACTACATTCTCCTGAAAGCAGCAAAAAAACATGAGGTCATTGAACAATTGGACTCCATCTTTGGGGAATTGCATGCAGCCATAGAAGAGGTATTCTTTACTAGTGTAATTTCAGAAAAGGCAAAAATTGTATGGAAGTAA
- a CDS encoding MurR/RpiR family transcriptional regulator, which produces MSGCLYVIKQVLPNLAPSERKVAQFLLANPMQVVSMGIQEVASSSTSSAAACVRLANRLGYKGFTDLRMALAKEVFSSERPSEQTTTEKITEQTTTGELVHMVVSSTCESLSGIEEVVDPRALEASVEAILGASHVLIAGIGASGIVAYDFQQKLARLGLHAVYTADSDMQIVEACALRSEGVLIAISYSGESSSVLKVAREAKKNGALVIAITRIGGNSLSRQADYTLNVVNSESLFREGATLSRFAQLLVVDLIYTMILARRHKTVSALLKRSWEAVAHVSG; this is translated from the coding sequence ATGAGTGGATGTTTATATGTGATCAAACAGGTGCTGCCTAATCTGGCACCGAGCGAACGGAAAGTTGCCCAGTTTCTCTTGGCAAATCCGATGCAGGTGGTTTCCATGGGAATCCAGGAGGTTGCAAGCAGCAGTACAAGCAGTGCAGCTGCCTGTGTACGCCTGGCAAACCGTCTTGGCTACAAGGGCTTTACTGATCTTCGCATGGCCTTGGCTAAGGAAGTCTTCTCCTCAGAGCGGCCAAGTGAACAGACAACCACCGAGAAGATTACCGAGCAGACCACCACTGGGGAGCTGGTCCATATGGTGGTCTCATCCACCTGCGAAAGTCTCTCTGGTATTGAGGAGGTGGTGGATCCCAGGGCTTTGGAAGCCTCTGTTGAGGCAATCCTAGGAGCAAGCCATGTGCTTATTGCAGGTATCGGGGCATCAGGGATTGTAGCCTATGACTTCCAGCAGAAGCTTGCCCGCCTCGGGCTCCATGCAGTCTATACTGCTGACAGTGATATGCAAATCGTGGAAGCTTGTGCCCTGAGAAGTGAAGGGGTCTTGATCGCCATTTCATACTCAGGTGAGTCGAGCAGTGTGCTCAAGGTAGCCAGGGAGGCAAAGAAGAATGGGGCACTCGTTATTGCCATTACCCGTATCGGGGGGAACTCACTCTCCCGTCAGGCAGACTACACCCTCAATGTCGTGAACAGTGAGTCGCTCTTTCGGGAGGGTGCTACACTTTCACGATTCGCCCAACTCTTGGTGGTGGACCTGATCTACACCATGATCCTTGCCCGACGCCACAAAACTGTCAGTGCCTTGCTCAAACGGAGCTGGGAGGCCGTTGCCCATGTATCGGGGTGA
- a CDS encoding ABC transporter permease, protein MKKFKLKDHSLGMAFLILVVIATILGWPNFLRIRNLTNILRQISYTGIIGLGMTLVIISGGIDLSVGSMTAFVGGIAIYFLNLFGPESVWGIVLTFLFALVLGSLCGALNGVMVAKFKMAPFIVTLGTMSIFRSLIQYISNAGTILSENMDYGKLGSGIFLGLPIPVWCFLIVGILLHIILNHTSFGRYLCATGSNEQVAKYSAINITIVKWLPYIITGFTVGMTAVMWSSRLNCINPSDGAGYEMDAIAAVVIGGTLMSGGKGSIIGTMMGAVMLGIINNMLVMGGISAFLQQAVKGFVIIVAVLLQYNNGNK, encoded by the coding sequence ATGAAAAAGTTCAAGTTGAAGGACCACTCCCTAGGGATGGCGTTCCTTATCCTTGTGGTGATCGCCACCATTCTCGGGTGGCCCAATTTTCTAAGGATCAGGAACCTGACGAACATTCTCAGGCAGATATCCTATACAGGGATCATTGGTTTGGGGATGACGCTGGTAATCATCAGTGGAGGTATTGATCTCTCAGTAGGTTCCATGACCGCTTTCGTGGGAGGGATTGCAATCTACTTTCTCAATCTCTTCGGCCCAGAGTCTGTATGGGGTATTGTCCTGACCTTCCTCTTTGCCCTGGTTTTGGGCTCTCTCTGTGGAGCACTGAACGGGGTGATGGTTGCCAAGTTCAAGATGGCTCCCTTCATTGTTACCCTGGGAACCATGTCAATCTTCCGCTCCCTGATTCAGTATATCTCCAATGCAGGTACCATCCTCTCGGAGAATATGGACTACGGGAAGCTCGGAAGCGGCATTTTTCTTGGCCTTCCTATTCCGGTCTGGTGTTTCCTTATCGTGGGAATCTTGCTGCATATTATACTGAACCATACAAGTTTTGGCCGCTATCTCTGTGCAACAGGAAGCAATGAGCAGGTGGCGAAATACTCGGCGATCAATATAACCATTGTGAAGTGGCTCCCCTATATCATTACAGGATTTACGGTAGGTATGACCGCTGTTATGTGGTCAAGCAGGCTCAACTGTATCAACCCAAGCGACGGGGCTGGCTATGAGATGGACGCCATCGCTGCTGTGGTTATCGGGGGAACCCTGATGAGTGGAGGAAAGGGAAGTATCATCGGTACCATGATGGGTGCGGTGATGCTGGGAATCATCAACAACATGCTTGTCATGGGAGGAATCAGTGCATTCCTTCAGCAGGCAGTGAAAGGGTTTGTCATTATTGTTGCGGTACTTTTGCAGTACAACAACGGTAACAAATAA
- a CDS encoding sugar ABC transporter permease: protein MHQIQRSKTLWILFFITPGLMVVGVFILLPLFMSLFNSLFSWKQLVRLDFVGLDNFKRLLTTFPYQERFFNALGNNLTWFLSTTLIQNTLGLMFGYLLSRNLPGAQFFKRVFFIPVLFSIVAVGFLWGMYLKPSGLVNSFLKLVGLASLQRPWLGLEHLATPSIIMVNIWRWVGFPSLVFLAAIDNVPQECLEAAYLEGTGEWKLFWKIIFPLIIPSITIITVLTIIGSLNVFEQIYTMTGLDGAPNYSTDTIGTLFYRTAFGSIDAGSPEIGIGSAIGLVIYMLTFTVSLLSIFVTRKREVQL, encoded by the coding sequence ATGCACCAAATACAGCGTAGCAAGACACTTTGGATACTCTTCTTCATTACCCCAGGACTGATGGTTGTGGGCGTTTTTATCCTGCTCCCCTTGTTCATGTCACTCTTCAACAGCCTCTTCTCCTGGAAGCAGCTGGTTCGACTCGACTTCGTAGGACTGGACAACTTCAAGCGACTGCTTACCACCTTCCCCTACCAAGAACGCTTTTTCAATGCACTGGGAAACAACCTTACCTGGTTCCTCTCCACCACGCTCATCCAAAACACGCTCGGGCTCATGTTCGGCTATCTCTTGAGCCGCAATCTCCCTGGTGCCCAGTTCTTCAAACGGGTATTCTTCATTCCCGTTCTCTTCTCCATCGTAGCGGTGGGGTTCCTCTGGGGCATGTACCTCAAGCCCTCCGGCTTGGTGAACAGCTTTCTGAAACTAGTCGGTCTTGCCTCACTTCAACGCCCCTGGCTGGGTCTTGAGCATCTGGCAACACCTTCGATCATTATGGTGAATATCTGGAGATGGGTTGGTTTCCCCTCCCTCGTATTCCTTGCTGCCATCGACAACGTTCCCCAGGAGTGCCTGGAGGCTGCATACCTGGAAGGGACCGGGGAGTGGAAACTCTTCTGGAAGATTATCTTCCCCCTGATCATCCCCTCTATCACGATTATCACGGTACTGACCATTATCGGGAGCCTTAATGTATTTGAGCAGATCTATACCATGACCGGCTTGGACGGAGCCCCGAACTACTCCACAGACACGATCGGGACGCTGTTCTACCGAACGGCCTTTGGCTCGATCGACGCAGGAAGCCCTGAGATTGGGATTGGCTCGGCAATCGGGCTGGTCATCTACATGCTGACCTTCACGGTCTCCCTACTCTCCATCTTTGTAACCAGGAAACGGGAGGTACAGCTATGA
- a CDS encoding substrate-binding domain-containing protein, whose translation MRRVTIIALCMIFVAGMVFAQGVSEAGVPKIGIAVPSPDHGWTGGVGWWADKAVEELKEQYPGKYEFKVLHADGYAKQISDVEDLMVWGMDYLVILPHESAPLTPVVKEAHASGVKCIVVDRGLTDTSFGYINLAGNNSEMGKVSGIFVRDFMKKNGLTKYVAMGGMPVVIDGERMNAFFDEMQKEKSLVNLAGGRNYDFADWSTQKGLELMENYIQKYPEIHAVFCQDDDVMTGVLQAIKESGRKDIKLVFGGAGSKAAYEMIMNNDPLVKATATYHPSMVYDAIMYCLDVAEGRKSDAFHTASKPTSVVLPSVLVDKSNVMDHYDAGSVF comes from the coding sequence ATGAGAAGAGTTACGATTATCGCTCTCTGTATGATCTTTGTAGCCGGTATGGTCTTCGCTCAGGGTGTTTCAGAGGCTGGGGTTCCCAAGATTGGTATTGCGGTTCCCTCTCCTGACCACGGCTGGACAGGAGGTGTCGGTTGGTGGGCAGACAAGGCTGTCGAGGAACTGAAGGAGCAGTATCCTGGAAAGTATGAGTTCAAGGTATTGCATGCTGACGGGTATGCAAAGCAGATCTCAGATGTCGAAGACCTCATGGTCTGGGGCATGGACTATCTGGTAATCCTTCCTCATGAGTCAGCTCCTCTTACCCCCGTGGTAAAGGAAGCACACGCCTCTGGCGTAAAGTGTATCGTTGTCGATCGTGGCCTGACCGATACATCCTTCGGCTACATCAACCTCGCTGGTAACAACTCTGAGATGGGAAAGGTGTCCGGTATCTTCGTGAGAGACTTCATGAAGAAAAACGGCCTCACCAAGTATGTTGCCATGGGCGGAATGCCGGTAGTAATTGATGGCGAGAGAATGAATGCATTCTTCGATGAGATGCAGAAGGAGAAATCCTTGGTCAACCTCGCTGGTGGAAGAAACTATGACTTCGCTGACTGGTCGACCCAGAAGGGCCTGGAGCTGATGGAGAACTACATCCAGAAGTATCCTGAGATCCATGCTGTATTCTGTCAGGATGATGATGTCATGACTGGAGTTCTCCAGGCCATCAAGGAGAGTGGCCGAAAGGATATCAAGCTGGTCTTTGGTGGTGCAGGCTCCAAGGCAGCATACGAGATGATCATGAACAATGACCCGTTGGTAAAGGCAACCGCCACCTACCACCCGTCAATGGTCTATGATGCCATCATGTACTGTCTGGATGTTGCAGAAGGCAGAAAGTCTGATGCGTTCCACACTGCCAGTAAGCCGACTTCTGTAGTGCTCCCCTCTGTCTTGGTTGACAAGAGCAATGTAATGGACCACTACGACGCAGGTTCTGTATTCTAG
- a CDS encoding carbohydrate ABC transporter permease, producing the protein MITDFRYRGASTGKKLFISIAIFVMSLYVLLILYPLINMVLSSFKGNRAILTTPFSLPEEFSLSTYKTVWIDKGFSRYFTNSLLVTTISMTLVLLFGSMASYGISRYTYRLNTLVYMLFLSGIMLPLKAAIIPLFLLIKTLGLINKPLSVILIFMAMGLPSTVFILAGFMKGIPLELEYAAKIDGCNDFAIYRRVVMPMVAPAIALVTIYNAVPIWNDFFFPLVFLQSDKVKTLPVGLSTFFGQHSTNWSLLFTGLSIAILPMLVLYLFMSKYFIKGMTAGAVK; encoded by the coding sequence ATGATCACCGACTTCCGCTACCGTGGAGCCTCCACAGGAAAAAAGCTCTTCATCTCCATAGCCATCTTTGTGATGTCGCTGTATGTACTGCTCATCCTCTACCCCCTGATCAACATGGTGCTCTCCTCATTCAAGGGAAACCGAGCCATTCTCACCACCCCATTCTCCCTGCCTGAGGAGTTCAGTCTCTCCACCTATAAGACGGTGTGGATCGACAAGGGATTCTCCAGGTACTTCACCAACAGCTTGTTGGTGACCACCATATCGATGACCTTGGTACTCCTCTTCGGCTCCATGGCTTCCTACGGGATAAGCCGCTACACTTACCGACTTAATACCCTGGTCTATATGCTCTTCCTGAGTGGCATCATGCTGCCATTGAAGGCAGCAATCATCCCCCTCTTCCTACTGATCAAGACCTTGGGGCTAATCAACAAACCACTTTCGGTCATCCTGATCTTCATGGCAATGGGTCTTCCCTCCACCGTCTTCATCCTTGCTGGGTTCATGAAGGGGATACCCTTGGAGCTTGAGTATGCAGCCAAGATCGACGGATGTAATGACTTTGCCATCTATCGGCGTGTGGTGATGCCGATGGTTGCCCCGGCTATTGCCTTGGTAACCATCTACAACGCAGTACCGATCTGGAACGACTTCTTCTTCCCCTTGGTGTTCCTGCAGTCGGACAAGGTAAAGACCTTGCCTGTTGGACTTTCAACATTCTTTGGCCAGCACAGCACCAACTGGAGCCTACTCTTTACCGGCCTATCCATAGCAATACTGCCCATGTTGGTCCTGTACTTGTTCATGTCCAAGTACTTCATCAAGGGAATGACCGCAGGCGCGGTTAAATAG
- a CDS encoding BadF/BadG/BcrA/BcrD ATPase family protein, translating to MREGFTFGIDGGATRSRLAVQDVEGNRVRLVTGGPTNLYTGKPEEAALHLRELFDQVKEFGPFKAGCIGSAGLGREQEKNTFSGILETLLPSVPVMLCSDGEILLAGGLGGPEGYALISGTGSIALSRTKEGKTMRAGGYGYLLGDEGSAYWIAHQALKRSLRSLERRDLPTTMLESLLEACALQKSEELVSYVHHQASKADIASLAPIVTTFAIQEDPLALAILEQAARELVTLILAVQNPEIQNNELVVAGGVLEHDPIVRPLFETFLSERLEHLVIIESRGTALDGACLLARELERKEKSNHLLI from the coding sequence TTGAGAGAAGGCTTTACCTTTGGTATTGATGGAGGGGCAACACGATCACGTCTTGCCGTCCAGGATGTAGAGGGGAATCGTGTACGCTTGGTAACCGGTGGACCGACCAACCTCTACACAGGAAAACCCGAAGAGGCTGCCCTGCACCTACGTGAGCTCTTTGACCAGGTTAAGGAGTTTGGTCCGTTCAAGGCAGGATGCATCGGCTCGGCAGGACTGGGAAGAGAGCAAGAGAAAAACACCTTTTCCGGTATTCTGGAGACGCTGCTTCCCTCTGTCCCTGTTATGCTCTGCAGTGACGGCGAAATTCTCCTGGCCGGTGGACTTGGTGGCCCTGAGGGATATGCCTTGATCAGCGGGACAGGCAGCATCGCCCTGAGCAGGACCAAGGAAGGAAAAACCATGCGCGCAGGTGGCTATGGATACCTGCTGGGTGATGAGGGCTCTGCCTACTGGATCGCTCACCAAGCATTGAAGCGGTCCCTCCGCTCCCTCGAGAGGAGAGACCTACCCACTACTATGCTGGAAAGTCTCCTCGAAGCCTGTGCCCTACAAAAAAGCGAGGAGTTGGTCTCCTATGTACACCACCAGGCAAGCAAGGCTGACATTGCCTCCCTCGCCCCGATTGTGACCACGTTTGCGATACAGGAAGACCCCTTGGCGCTTGCAATTCTCGAACAAGCAGCAAGGGAGTTGGTTACCTTAATCCTGGCGGTGCAGAATCCAGAGATCCAGAACAATGAACTGGTGGTAGCGGGCGGTGTTTTGGAACACGACCCAATCGTGCGTCCACTGTTCGAAACCTTTCTTTCTGAGCGATTGGAACACCTTGTCATCATTGAAAGCAGAGGAACGGCTCTCGATGGAGCATGCCTGCTGGCAAGGGAGTTGGAGAGAAAAGAAAAGTCTAATCATTTACTTATATAA
- the murQ gene encoding N-acetylmuramic acid 6-phosphate etherase, whose protein sequence is MSHTNLPTTEMRNPASYRIDTKSTLEILTIINKEDQKVPLAVAQRLPEIASLVDDVVISFKKGGRLFYIGAGTSGRLGVLDASECPPTFGVKPTMVQGVIAGGLPALTTAIESAEDNPEAGIEELKKRAFTKDDVLVGITASGQAPYVIGAMAWAQELGAKVGAISCNEYSAVFNHADHKIYIAVDAEIITGSTRMKSGTAQKLVLNMITTTAMIRIGKVYNNLMVDLLPLNSKLVDRAKRLISEVTACSREEAETLYEASNGSIRVAILMHLLSVNAEEAKNLLEKSDGSLNRALDSRGVVH, encoded by the coding sequence ATGTCCCATACCAATCTACCCACCACAGAGATGAGAAACCCAGCATCCTACCGAATCGATACCAAGAGCACGCTTGAGATACTCACCATCATCAACAAGGAGGACCAGAAGGTCCCTTTGGCGGTTGCCCAGAGGCTACCTGAGATCGCTTCCCTGGTGGATGATGTAGTTATCTCCTTCAAGAAGGGGGGAAGGCTCTTCTACATCGGTGCTGGGACTTCAGGGAGGCTCGGGGTACTTGATGCCTCCGAGTGTCCCCCGACCTTTGGGGTGAAGCCCACCATGGTCCAGGGGGTTATCGCAGGGGGGCTTCCAGCCCTCACCACTGCCATTGAGTCGGCCGAGGATAATCCAGAGGCAGGTATTGAGGAGTTAAAGAAAAGAGCATTTACCAAGGATGATGTCCTGGTAGGAATAACGGCAAGCGGTCAGGCCCCGTATGTCATCGGGGCGATGGCATGGGCGCAGGAATTGGGTGCAAAGGTTGGAGCAATCAGCTGCAACGAGTACTCAGCGGTGTTCAACCATGCTGACCATAAGATATACATAGCAGTCGATGCTGAGATCATCACCGGCTCAACGAGGATGAAATCGGGGACCGCCCAAAAACTGGTGCTGAATATGATCACCACTACCGCCATGATTAGAATCGGAAAGGTGTATAATAACTTGATGGTAGACCTGCTTCCCCTAAACTCAAAGCTGGTTGACCGTGCCAAGCGTCTGATCAGTGAGGTGACTGCCTGCAGCAGGGAGGAAGCGGAAACACTCTATGAGGCAAGCAACGGTAGTATTCGTGTTGCCATCCTCATGCATTTACTCTCCGTCAATGCAGAGGAAGCCAAAAACTTGCTTGAGAAGAGTGATGGTAGCTTGAACCGGGCACTGGATAGCAGAGGAGTGGTACATTGA
- a CDS encoding extracellular solute-binding protein, giving the protein MKKHALLVLCIVLVTTGMLFGAGTKEAAAAETEKTVLEFWTWRPEDVDFYEGQIARFEAANPDIDVVQTAHKNTEYNTILAASLSGGAGPDVFQGRAYGGLATFADSGFLEPLEQWMPELKNYSATALLGATSPTDGKIYGSPAVSQTVFMYYNKDIYKELGLSIPKTWAQLINNFEAAKKAGYIPLGNGAKDGWCLETMLGGMGPGWYGGTDFYNAVIKGEKNFLDPSFIRMVEEMKALSKYLPDMYMGIGYEDMRSNFFNEMSPHLIAGSYEAAYFNAQNPDLDWGVFAVPGQRESDPAYVSVYADMNFAMNANSKYKDAAVKFLKFLSSKEFGGAMVSELKMVSSVPGVDASSDPFIARVLELQEHATPYLFLVGFRYQQPTGSSLWQAAAQGVMAGTLAPREAAKQIQDGIASYYEPFQK; this is encoded by the coding sequence ATGAAAAAACACGCACTGTTGGTACTCTGCATTGTCTTGGTTACCACTGGTATGCTCTTCGGCGCAGGAACCAAAGAAGCTGCAGCTGCAGAAACAGAGAAAACCGTTCTGGAGTTCTGGACCTGGAGACCAGAGGATGTAGACTTCTATGAAGGCCAGATCGCCCGCTTTGAAGCTGCAAACCCCGACATCGATGTCGTCCAGACAGCCCACAAGAACACCGAATACAACACCATCCTGGCAGCCTCCCTCTCCGGCGGAGCTGGACCTGATGTATTTCAGGGAAGAGCCTATGGTGGCTTGGCGACCTTCGCAGACAGTGGGTTCCTCGAACCCCTCGAGCAGTGGATGCCAGAGCTGAAGAACTACTCAGCTACAGCCCTCCTGGGTGCTACCAGCCCAACCGATGGCAAGATCTATGGAAGCCCTGCTGTCAGCCAGACCGTCTTCATGTACTACAACAAGGACATCTACAAAGAACTCGGTCTCTCCATCCCCAAGACCTGGGCACAGCTGATCAACAACTTCGAGGCAGCAAAGAAAGCCGGCTACATCCCCTTGGGCAATGGAGCGAAGGACGGATGGTGCCTGGAAACCATGCTTGGTGGAATGGGCCCCGGTTGGTATGGTGGAACCGACTTCTACAATGCAGTGATCAAGGGTGAGAAGAATTTCCTCGACCCGTCCTTCATCCGCATGGTTGAAGAGATGAAAGCACTCTCGAAATACCTTCCCGACATGTATATGGGAATCGGTTATGAGGACATGAGATCGAACTTCTTCAACGAGATGTCCCCCCACTTGATCGCTGGATCCTATGAAGCAGCTTACTTCAATGCACAGAATCCTGACCTGGATTGGGGCGTCTTTGCCGTTCCCGGCCAGAGAGAGAGCGATCCAGCCTATGTCTCGGTCTATGCTGACATGAACTTTGCGATGAATGCCAATTCCAAGTACAAGGATGCAGCAGTCAAGTTCCTGAAGTTCCTCTCCTCCAAGGAGTTTGGTGGGGCCATGGTAAGCGAACTGAAGATGGTCAGCTCCGTTCCTGGAGTGGATGCTTCTTCCGATCCCTTCATCGCCCGTGTCCTGGAACTGCAGGAACACGCAACCCCGTACTTGTTCCTCGTTGGATTCCGCTATCAGCAGCCAACCGGCAGCTCCCTCTGGCAGGCAGCAGCCCAAGGCGTGATGGCTGGTACTCTTGCTCCACGTGAAGCTGCAAAGCAGATTCAGGATGGAATTGCCTCCTACTACGAGCCATTCCAGAAATAA